The Pongo abelii isolate AG06213 chromosome 20, NHGRI_mPonAbe1-v2.0_pri, whole genome shotgun sequence genome window below encodes:
- the ABHD17A gene encoding alpha/beta hydrolase domain-containing protein 17A isoform X2: protein MNGLSLSELCCLFCCPPCPGRIAAKLAFLPPEATYSLVPEPEPGPGGAGAAPLGTLRASSGAPGRWKLHLTERADFQYSQRELDTIEVFPTKSARGNRVSCMYVRCVPGARQGHQAQGGHPQLAWVGRPGDSNDPAPGGCLLGERWGTGATLSCGYIHLLARYTVLFSHGNAVDLGQMSSFYIGLGSRLHCNIFSYDYSGYGASSGRPSERNLYADIDAAWQALRTRYGISPDSIILYGQSIGTVPTVDLASRYECAAVVLHSPLTSGMRVAFPDTKKTYCFDAFPNIEKVSKITSPVLIIHGTEDEVIDFSHGLALYERCPKAVEPLWVEGAGHNDIELYSQYLERLRRFISQELPSQRA from the exons ATGAACGGGCTGTCGCTGAGTGAGCTCTGCTGCCTCTTCTGCTGCCCGCCCTGCCCTGGCCGCATCGCTGCCAAGCTCGCCTTCCTGCCGCCGGAGGCCACCTACTCCCTGGTGCCTGAACCCGAGCCGGGGCCTGGTGGGGCCGGGGCCGCCCCCTTGGGGACCCTGCGGGCCTCCTCGGGCGCACCCGGGCGCTGGAAGCTGCACCTGACGGAGCGCGCCGACTTCCAGTACAGCCAGCGCGAGCTGGACACCATCGAGGTCTTCCCCACCAAGAGCGCCCGCGGCAACCGCGTGTCCTGCATGTATGTTCGCTGCGTGCCTGGTGCCAG ACAAGGACACCAGGCTCAGGGAGGCCATCCCCAGCTGGCATGGGTGGGCAGGCCGGGTGACTCCAACGACCCAGCGCCTGGTGGTTGCCTGCTGGGCGAGAGGTGGGGCACAGGGGCCACCCTGTCCTGCGGGTACATCCACCTTCTCGCCAG GTACACGGTCCTCTTCTCGCACGGCAACGCCGTGGACCTGGGCCAGATGAGCAGCTTCTACATTGGCCTGGGCTCCCGCCTCCACTGCAACATCTTCTCCTACGACTACTCCGGCTACGGTGCCAGCTCGGGCAGGCCTTCCGAGAGGAACCTCTATGCCGACATCGACGCCGCCTGGCAGGCCCTGCGCACCAG GTACGGTATCAGCCCGGACAGCATCATCCTGTACGGGCAGAGCATCGGCACGGTGCCCACCGTGGACCTGGCCTCACGCTACGAGTGTGCCGCGGTGGTGCTGCACTCGCCGCTCACCTCGGGCATGCGCGTCGCCTTCCCCGACACCAAGAAGACCTACTGCTTCGACGCCTTCCCTAA CATCGAGAAGGTGTCCAAGATCACGTCACCCGTGCTTATCATCCACGGCACGGAGGACGAGGTGATCGACTTCTCGCACGGGCTGGCGCTCTACGAGCGCTGCCCCAAGGCGGTGGAGCCGCTGTGGGTGGAGGGCGCCGGGCACAACGACATCGAGCTCTACAGCCAGTACCTGGAGCGCCTGCGTCGCTTCATCTCCCAGGAGCTGCCCAGCCAGCGCGCCTAG
- the ABHD17A gene encoding alpha/beta hydrolase domain-containing protein 17A isoform X1, translating to MNGLSLSELCCLFCCPPCPGRIAAKLAFLPPEATYSLVPEPEPGPGGAGAAPLGTLRASSGAPGRWKLHLTERADFQYSQRELDTIEVFPTKSARGNRVSCMYVRCVPGARYTVLFSHGNAVDLGQMSSFYIGLGSRLHCNIFSYDYSGYGASSGRPSERNLYADIDAAWQALRTRYGISPDSIILYGQSIGTVPTVDLASRYECAAVVLHSPLTSGMRVAFPDTKKTYCFDAFPNIEKVSKITSPVLIIHGTEDEVIDFSHGLALYERCPKAVEPLWVEGAGHNDIELYSQYLERLRRFISQELPSQRA from the exons ATGAACGGGCTGTCGCTGAGTGAGCTCTGCTGCCTCTTCTGCTGCCCGCCCTGCCCTGGCCGCATCGCTGCCAAGCTCGCCTTCCTGCCGCCGGAGGCCACCTACTCCCTGGTGCCTGAACCCGAGCCGGGGCCTGGTGGGGCCGGGGCCGCCCCCTTGGGGACCCTGCGGGCCTCCTCGGGCGCACCCGGGCGCTGGAAGCTGCACCTGACGGAGCGCGCCGACTTCCAGTACAGCCAGCGCGAGCTGGACACCATCGAGGTCTTCCCCACCAAGAGCGCCCGCGGCAACCGCGTGTCCTGCATGTATGTTCGCTGCGTGCCTGGTGCCAG GTACACGGTCCTCTTCTCGCACGGCAACGCCGTGGACCTGGGCCAGATGAGCAGCTTCTACATTGGCCTGGGCTCCCGCCTCCACTGCAACATCTTCTCCTACGACTACTCCGGCTACGGTGCCAGCTCGGGCAGGCCTTCCGAGAGGAACCTCTATGCCGACATCGACGCCGCCTGGCAGGCCCTGCGCACCAG GTACGGTATCAGCCCGGACAGCATCATCCTGTACGGGCAGAGCATCGGCACGGTGCCCACCGTGGACCTGGCCTCACGCTACGAGTGTGCCGCGGTGGTGCTGCACTCGCCGCTCACCTCGGGCATGCGCGTCGCCTTCCCCGACACCAAGAAGACCTACTGCTTCGACGCCTTCCCTAA CATCGAGAAGGTGTCCAAGATCACGTCACCCGTGCTTATCATCCACGGCACGGAGGACGAGGTGATCGACTTCTCGCACGGGCTGGCGCTCTACGAGCGCTGCCCCAAGGCGGTGGAGCCGCTGTGGGTGGAGGGCGCCGGGCACAACGACATCGAGCTCTACAGCCAGTACCTGGAGCGCCTGCGTCGCTTCATCTCCCAGGAGCTGCCCAGCCAGCGCGCCTAG